From Arthrobacter sp. FW306-2-2C-D06B, a single genomic window includes:
- the dnaJ gene encoding molecular chaperone DnaJ, with protein MSSHYDVLGVSPEATGEEIKKAYRKLARKLHPDVNPGAGAAEEFKAVTHAYEVLSDPQKRRVYDATGNENGTDNGFGGGYAGQGFAFQDIFDTFFGGGGGGMQGPASRMRRGQDALISVRIDLREAVFGVNKKLEVDTAVICPTCEGSCCRPGTHPERCDICGGSGQVQRAVRSILGQVMTAAPCGSCEGFGSIIKDPCNECNGQGRIRSRRSLTVKVPGGVATGTRIQLSSQGEAGPAGGPPGDLYVEIRVNSDSTYIREGDDLHATLSVPMTAAALGTELQLETFDGPQEIDVKSGTQSGEVITLRGLGVTHLRGYGRGDLKVHLHVETPGKLDAAQEDLLRQLAKLRGEQFTEGKLVASGGMFAKLRDKLGNL; from the coding sequence TTGAGCAGTCACTATGACGTTCTGGGCGTCTCGCCGGAAGCAACCGGCGAGGAGATCAAAAAGGCCTACCGCAAACTCGCACGTAAGCTGCACCCCGATGTGAACCCCGGGGCCGGAGCAGCCGAGGAATTCAAGGCGGTGACCCACGCTTACGAGGTCCTCTCCGACCCACAGAAGCGCCGCGTCTACGACGCCACTGGCAACGAGAACGGGACCGACAACGGTTTCGGTGGAGGATACGCGGGCCAGGGATTCGCCTTCCAGGACATCTTCGATACCTTCTTCGGCGGAGGAGGTGGCGGCATGCAGGGCCCCGCATCACGTATGCGCCGCGGGCAGGACGCCCTGATCAGCGTTCGCATCGACTTGCGTGAGGCCGTGTTCGGTGTCAACAAGAAGCTTGAGGTGGACACCGCCGTCATCTGTCCCACGTGCGAAGGCTCATGCTGCCGTCCGGGGACCCACCCGGAGCGCTGCGACATCTGTGGCGGCTCGGGCCAGGTCCAGCGGGCTGTGCGCTCGATCCTCGGCCAGGTCATGACTGCCGCACCGTGTGGATCGTGCGAAGGTTTCGGCTCGATCATCAAGGATCCTTGCAATGAGTGCAACGGCCAGGGCCGCATCCGCAGCCGCCGTTCACTGACCGTCAAGGTGCCTGGCGGCGTCGCTACCGGGACCCGCATCCAGCTGTCGTCGCAAGGCGAAGCAGGTCCCGCGGGCGGCCCTCCCGGCGACCTCTACGTGGAGATCCGGGTCAACAGTGACTCCACCTACATCCGCGAAGGCGACGACCTTCACGCCACGCTGAGCGTTCCCATGACTGCCGCGGCACTGGGTACTGAGCTGCAGCTTGAGACTTTCGACGGTCCCCAGGAAATTGACGTCAAGTCCGGCACGCAGTCCGGCGAAGTCATCACCCTGCGCGGCCTCGGCGTCACCCATCTTCGCGGCTACGGCAGGGGAGACCTCAAGGTGCACCTGCACGTAGAGACGCCCGGCAAGCTCGACGCCGCCCAGGAAGACCTGCTTCGCCAACTGGCCAAATTGCGCGGAGAGCAGTTCACCGAAGGCAAGCTCGTGGCCAGTGGCGGTATGTTCGCGAAGCTGCGGGACAAGCTCGGTAACCTGTAG
- a CDS encoding 16S rRNA (uracil(1498)-N(3))-methyltransferase: protein MSNPVFFAAAGTLDGLGPGDTFVLDGAEATHAVTVKRLEIGEAVDIADGAGKRLTGTVTESGQGTLTVLASAVQEEHRAPVRLVLVQALAKGDRDELAVETATELGIDAVVPWQAERSIVRWKGERAAKAHAKWQSVATAAAKQARRAWIPEVRAAVDGSGLAAAVAAADLAIILHEDAKRPLRDVLEKWHAEVSDADAGTGREVLLIVGPEGGISPREVTKLSDVGAVTALLGHHVLRSSTAGPAAVVLASDILGRW from the coding sequence GTGAGCAACCCCGTATTCTTCGCAGCAGCCGGAACGCTTGACGGGCTCGGCCCTGGAGACACTTTCGTGCTCGACGGCGCCGAAGCCACGCATGCTGTCACCGTCAAGCGCCTGGAAATCGGCGAAGCCGTCGATATTGCCGACGGTGCCGGAAAACGGCTCACGGGCACCGTGACCGAATCCGGGCAGGGAACCCTGACAGTCCTTGCCTCCGCTGTCCAGGAGGAGCACCGGGCACCCGTGCGGCTCGTGTTGGTCCAGGCCCTCGCGAAGGGCGACCGTGACGAACTTGCCGTCGAGACGGCAACGGAACTCGGGATCGACGCCGTCGTGCCCTGGCAGGCGGAGCGTTCGATCGTCCGTTGGAAAGGTGAGCGGGCTGCCAAAGCCCACGCGAAGTGGCAGTCCGTCGCCACGGCAGCCGCCAAGCAGGCGCGGCGCGCGTGGATTCCCGAGGTGCGTGCCGCCGTCGACGGCTCCGGCCTGGCTGCGGCGGTTGCCGCGGCTGACTTGGCGATCATCCTGCATGAGGACGCGAAACGTCCGCTGCGGGATGTCCTGGAGAAGTGGCACGCCGAGGTTTCCGACGCGGATGCCGGAACGGGCCGGGAAGTCCTGCTCATCGTCGGCCCGGAGGGTGGCATTTCACCGCGCGAAGTGACGAAGCTCAGCGACGTCGGCGCGGTCACCGCGCTCTTGGGCCACCACGTGCTTCGCTCGTCGACGGCGGGACCCGCCGCCGTCGTGCTCGCCAGTGACATTCTGGGGCGCTGGTAG
- a CDS encoding GerMN domain-containing protein, which translates to MPAVTPHGTRIRKRSAMLVTALTAALFLSGCIADRTGQGSTTPVPTPTVALQTVPDSNAPLETTQASNKIPVYWIGRSDTDTFLYREFRDNPGNENPITTALRIMMSQKPLDHDFFTPWQNPGSLASSISGKNVVTVDVSRDAFNSNLDAGMAQRAVQELVYTATAAAASSGLIDSGQQIKVTILVDGHTDYMAFGQVKLGDPMVRDASMVAPVWIIDPQEDLTLPAGPIKFNGRSTDPSKKLHWQILRDNPNGDKSSYLAGQTTASTVPGQGGAFSLTVGLGAGRYELRVSLVGPNDADVATDTRIFSVR; encoded by the coding sequence ATGCCAGCCGTCACTCCACACGGCACACGCATCCGGAAACGCTCCGCGATGCTTGTGACCGCTTTGACGGCTGCCTTGTTCCTGTCTGGCTGCATTGCCGATCGCACGGGACAGGGATCCACGACTCCGGTCCCCACCCCGACAGTTGCGCTGCAGACGGTGCCGGACAGCAATGCTCCGCTCGAAACAACCCAGGCCTCAAACAAGATCCCCGTGTATTGGATTGGGCGTAGCGACACGGACACCTTCCTGTACCGCGAATTCCGTGACAACCCTGGCAACGAGAACCCCATCACCACGGCCCTGCGGATCATGATGTCCCAGAAGCCGTTGGATCACGATTTCTTCACGCCGTGGCAGAACCCTGGCAGCCTGGCGAGCTCGATTTCCGGTAAGAACGTCGTCACTGTCGATGTTTCCCGCGACGCGTTCAATTCCAATCTCGACGCCGGGATGGCACAGCGGGCGGTCCAGGAACTCGTCTATACCGCCACCGCAGCGGCCGCGAGTTCAGGACTGATCGATTCAGGACAGCAGATCAAGGTGACCATCCTGGTGGACGGGCACACGGATTACATGGCCTTCGGGCAGGTCAAACTAGGCGATCCGATGGTCCGCGACGCATCCATGGTGGCACCGGTGTGGATCATCGACCCGCAGGAGGATCTGACCTTGCCTGCCGGTCCGATCAAGTTCAACGGCCGGAGCACGGACCCGTCGAAGAAACTGCATTGGCAAATCCTTCGCGACAATCCAAACGGCGACAAGTCCTCCTACCTCGCCGGGCAGACCACTGCTTCTACCGTTCCCGGACAAGGCGGAGCCTTCAGCCTCACGGTGGGGCTCGGAGCGGGCCGCTATGAATTGCGGGTTTCCTTGGTGGGGCCGAACGACGCCGACGTCGCGACAGATACCCGTATTTTCAGCGTTCGCTGA
- a CDS encoding PhoH family protein encodes MTESLNGRPKAGSVDTGPAEFPHSVPGARTEVVIFDNSDQMVQTLGSHDEALRYIEAQFPGVDFHVRGNELSFSGPSSDVPRIMRLLEEVRGLVGKGTVITPDVLQQLVSLLRSQSLQNPVEVLTHNILSSRGRTIRPKTLNQKNYVDAIDDNTVIFGIGPAGTGKTYLAMAKAVQALQLKEVSRIILTRPAVEAGERLGFLPGTLSDKIDPYLRPLYDALHDMMDPESIPRLMAAGTIEVAPLAYMRGRTLNDAFIILDEAQNTTAEQMKMFLTRLGFGSKMVVTGDITQVDLPFGATSGLRIVQEILNGIDGVNFTMLDASDVVRHRLVADIVSAYSTWDEKHRVRAQHTPIHDKRGEHR; translated from the coding sequence ATGACAGAATCATTGAACGGGCGGCCCAAGGCCGGCAGCGTTGACACAGGTCCGGCCGAGTTCCCACATTCTGTCCCGGGCGCCCGGACGGAAGTTGTCATCTTCGACAACTCGGATCAGATGGTTCAGACCCTTGGCAGCCATGACGAGGCGTTGCGCTACATCGAAGCCCAGTTCCCCGGCGTCGACTTTCATGTGCGCGGCAATGAGCTATCCTTCAGCGGACCGTCGAGCGATGTTCCCCGGATCATGCGGCTTCTGGAGGAAGTCCGCGGCCTGGTCGGCAAGGGGACGGTCATCACTCCGGACGTGCTCCAGCAACTCGTGTCCTTGTTGCGCAGCCAATCCCTCCAAAACCCCGTCGAAGTCCTGACCCACAACATCCTTTCGAGCCGCGGGCGCACCATCCGCCCCAAAACGCTCAACCAGAAGAACTACGTCGACGCCATCGACGACAACACCGTGATCTTCGGGATCGGTCCTGCGGGCACCGGCAAGACGTACCTCGCGATGGCCAAGGCCGTCCAGGCACTGCAGCTCAAGGAAGTCAGCCGCATCATCCTCACGAGGCCTGCTGTCGAGGCAGGAGAGCGCCTCGGCTTCCTGCCGGGAACCTTGAGCGACAAGATCGACCCGTACCTGCGTCCTTTGTACGACGCCTTGCACGACATGATGGACCCGGAATCGATCCCGCGCCTTATGGCTGCCGGGACCATTGAGGTAGCACCGCTTGCGTACATGCGCGGCCGCACGCTCAACGACGCGTTCATCATCCTTGATGAGGCCCAGAACACCACCGCGGAACAGATGAAGATGTTCCTGACCCGCCTGGGCTTCGGCTCCAAGATGGTTGTGACGGGTGATATCACCCAGGTGGATCTGCCCTTCGGCGCCACCTCGGGCCTGCGCATCGTCCAGGAAATCCTCAACGGAATCGACGGCGTGAACTTTACGATGCTGGACGCTTCCGACGTCGTCAGGCACCGGCTTGTCGCCGACATCGTGTCCGCCTACAGCACATGGGATGAAAAGCACCGGGTGCGTGCCCAGCACACGCCGATCCACGACAAACGGGGAGAACACCGATGA
- the ybeY gene encoding rRNA maturation RNase YbeY, producing MSIEVNNESGVQVDEAQLVTLSRFIFERLYIHPQAELSILLVDEPAMEKLHIELMDEPGATDVLSVPMDELTPGTPGKPAPQGMLGDIAICPQVAEVQARNAGHSTQDEMLLLCTHGILHLLGFDHAEPEEKAEMFGLQRELLSAFLGKDAPMETML from the coding sequence ATGAGCATCGAGGTCAACAACGAGTCCGGCGTCCAGGTGGACGAGGCACAATTGGTGACGCTTTCACGCTTCATCTTCGAGCGGCTCTACATTCACCCCCAGGCCGAACTTTCCATCCTCCTGGTGGATGAGCCTGCCATGGAAAAGCTCCACATCGAGCTCATGGACGAACCCGGCGCTACCGACGTCCTGTCTGTTCCGATGGATGAGTTGACGCCGGGAACGCCAGGCAAGCCGGCTCCGCAGGGCATGCTCGGCGACATCGCCATCTGCCCGCAAGTGGCCGAGGTCCAAGCCCGCAACGCCGGTCATTCGACGCAGGATGAAATGCTTCTGCTCTGCACGCACGGGATCCTTCACCTGCTCGGTTTCGACCACGCCGAACCGGAGGAAAAGGCAGAGATGTTCGGCTTGCAGCGTGAGCTGCTGTCCGCGTTCCTTGGCAAGGACGCCCCCATGGAGACCATGCTGTGA